In one Massilia endophytica genomic region, the following are encoded:
- a CDS encoding bifunctional diguanylate cyclase/phosphodiesterase has protein sequence MPRAALLALLGGAGLTALLFAGAAQMEQNRLELTLAQRAQMRVFALKEGVGQALSGLYAVNQLFASRPHVERDEFQRFAEPLMVRYPYVLGVSYLRYISDAERPALEAGLSRFRPGAGVTEMRNGRPVPAEHRPRYRVIEYVAPYQANELALGLDTMFPVKEESARERAYDSGEPVSGGLLTLVQRGGSRIGLVITMPVYRFGAALDSVQARRAAVVGETSMALLPGEMVEKIFARAGLHSPAAGGPSPVGLEVYAAGEAVPEALVYQSALPVPGASWLDWLYPAPPRPAEIGIDVAGKRWLVVAAGSPHSALADHIASLAVLALGLLATLFSTAFVAMLANRHIEVRRRVEQATAELKAVNTSLQLRQRAIESSTNAVIISEAQPGNPIVYVNPAFERSSGYSAQEVLGRSPGLLYRGDLDQPGIVDIRNALREERDVHAILRCYRKDGSMFWNETYISPVRDEQGALTHFVAIQHDMTAMKAYESELLHQSTHDALTGLPNRVLLQDRIAQTIAHSERKGHALWVVSIDLDRFKFTNSRLGHKGGDRLLQVVAARLQAAVRPVDTVARLGGDEFALMLLPESGAMAPRVEQLQRVLDSLSARLVLDDTELFLSCSAGISVYPTDSVEPGVLCERADIAMYRAKEMGGNNYQFYTAALNEQLGERLLIESALRTALERHELVLHYQPQVDIASGRIVGMEALIRWQHPEMGMIAPSRFIPLAEETGLIVPIGAWVLRTACQQLRAWQLEGRSHLRVAVNVSARQMADPLFVSTVATVLAETGISPHSLELELTESQVMNDVERAIAVMHELKKLGVALAIDDFGTGYSSLSHLKRFEIDVLKIDQSFVRDITVDPDDAAIVTTIIALAATLKLQVISEGVETQEQLAFLRRHGCHQMQGYVFSRPVPAVAFTRLLEENEIQPALQFE, from the coding sequence TTGCCGCGCGCGGCCCTGCTGGCCCTGCTGGGCGGCGCCGGGCTGACGGCCCTGCTGTTTGCGGGCGCCGCGCAGATGGAGCAGAACCGGCTGGAGCTCACGCTCGCGCAGCGCGCCCAGATGCGCGTGTTCGCCCTGAAGGAAGGCGTGGGCCAGGCCCTCTCCGGCCTCTACGCGGTCAACCAGCTCTTTGCCAGCCGCCCCCACGTCGAGCGCGACGAATTCCAGCGCTTCGCCGAACCCCTGATGGTCCGCTATCCCTACGTGCTGGGCGTGAGCTACCTCCGGTATATCAGCGATGCGGAAAGGCCGGCGCTGGAGGCTGGCCTGTCCCGCTTCCGGCCGGGGGCCGGCGTCACGGAAATGCGCAACGGCCGTCCCGTTCCGGCGGAACACCGTCCGCGCTACCGCGTCATCGAGTATGTCGCTCCCTACCAGGCCAACGAGCTGGCGCTGGGGCTCGATACCATGTTTCCCGTGAAAGAGGAAAGCGCGCGCGAGCGCGCCTATGACAGCGGCGAGCCGGTGTCGGGCGGCCTGCTCACCCTCGTGCAGCGCGGCGGCAGCCGGATCGGCCTGGTGATCACCATGCCGGTCTACCGCTTCGGCGCGGCCCTCGATTCCGTCCAGGCGCGCCGCGCGGCCGTGGTGGGCGAGACCTCCATGGCCCTGCTGCCGGGCGAAATGGTGGAGAAGATCTTTGCCCGCGCGGGGCTGCACAGCCCGGCGGCGGGCGGTCCCAGTCCGGTCGGCCTGGAGGTCTATGCCGCGGGCGAAGCCGTGCCCGAAGCCCTGGTCTATCAATCGGCGCTCCCCGTACCCGGCGCCAGCTGGCTGGACTGGCTGTATCCCGCTCCGCCCCGGCCCGCCGAAATCGGCATCGACGTGGCGGGCAAGCGCTGGCTGGTGGTGGCGGCGGGCTCGCCCCATTCCGCGCTGGCCGACCATATCGCCTCGCTGGCCGTGCTGGCCCTGGGCCTGCTCGCGACCTTGTTCAGTACCGCCTTCGTGGCCATGCTCGCCAACCGCCATATCGAGGTACGGCGCCGGGTGGAGCAGGCGACGGCGGAGCTGAAGGCCGTAAACACCAGCCTGCAGCTGCGCCAGCGCGCCATCGAGTCCAGCACGAACGCCGTCATCATCTCCGAGGCGCAGCCGGGCAATCCCATCGTCTATGTCAACCCCGCCTTCGAGCGCAGCAGCGGCTACAGCGCGCAGGAGGTGCTGGGCCGCAGCCCCGGCCTGCTGTACCGCGGCGACCTGGACCAGCCGGGCATCGTCGATATCCGCAACGCCCTGCGCGAGGAGCGCGACGTGCACGCCATCCTGCGCTGCTACCGCAAGGACGGCAGCATGTTCTGGAACGAGACCTATATCTCGCCCGTGCGCGACGAGCAGGGCGCGCTCACGCACTTCGTCGCCATCCAGCACGACATGACGGCCATGAAGGCCTATGAATCCGAACTGCTGCACCAGTCCACGCACGACGCGCTGACCGGGCTGCCGAACCGCGTGCTGCTGCAGGACCGCATCGCCCAGACCATCGCCCACTCCGAACGCAAGGGCCACGCCCTGTGGGTGGTGTCGATCGACCTGGACCGCTTCAAGTTCACCAACAGCCGCCTGGGCCACAAGGGCGGCGACCGCCTGCTGCAGGTGGTGGCGGCGCGCCTGCAGGCGGCCGTGCGCCCTGTCGATACGGTGGCCCGCCTCGGGGGCGACGAATTCGCGCTGATGCTGCTGCCCGAGAGCGGCGCCATGGCGCCGCGCGTAGAGCAGCTGCAGCGCGTGCTCGACAGCCTGTCCGCCCGCCTGGTGCTGGACGACACGGAGCTGTTCCTGAGCTGCAGTGCGGGCATTTCCGTCTACCCCACGGACAGCGTGGAGCCGGGCGTGCTGTGCGAGCGCGCCGACATTGCCATGTACCGCGCCAAGGAAATGGGCGGCAACAACTACCAGTTCTACACGGCGGCCCTGAACGAGCAGCTGGGCGAGCGCCTGCTGATCGAATCGGCCCTGCGCACGGCGCTGGAGCGGCACGAACTGGTGCTGCACTACCAGCCGCAGGTCGATATCGCTTCCGGCCGCATCGTGGGCATGGAGGCGCTGATCCGCTGGCAGCACCCCGAGATGGGCATGATCGCGCCGAGCCGCTTCATTCCCCTGGCCGAGGAAACGGGGCTGATCGTTCCCATCGGCGCCTGGGTGCTGCGCACCGCCTGCCAGCAGCTGCGCGCCTGGCAGCTGGAGGGCCGCTCGCACCTGCGCGTGGCCGTGAACGTGTCCGCGCGCCAGATGGCCGATCCGCTCTTCGTGTCCACCGTCGCCACGGTGCTGGCGGAAACGGGCATTTCGCCGCACAGCCTGGAGCTGGAGCTCACGGAGAGCCAGGTGATGAACGATGTCGAACGCGCCATTGCCGTCATGCACGAACTGAAGAAACTGGGCGTGGCGCTGGCCATCGACGATTTCGGCACGGGCTATTCCAGCCTGTCCCACCTGAAGCGCTTCGAGATCGATGTGCTGAAGATCGACCAGAGCTTCGTGCGCGACATCACGGTCGACCCGGACGATGCGGCCATCGTCACCACCATCATTGCGCTGGCGGCCACGCTCAAGCTGCAGGTGATTTCCGAGGGAGTGGAGACCCAGGAGCAGCTGGCCTTCCTGCGCCGCCACGGCTGCCACCAGAT
- a CDS encoding dienelactone hydrolase family protein — translation MDASTRWIDVQVADGSFGAYLALPRGGRGPGIVLIQEIFGVNAHIRSVCEQYAADGYIVLAPDIFWRREPRVELSYNEQDWKRAAALKQATDQQKALDDIAATIDALRAQPGVGPRVASIGYCFGGMLSYMTALGGKVDAAIAYYGGGIQERLERADRLAVPLQMHFGGRDSYIPPEAVKKIGTAFGEREEVEIHIYPEAEHGFNCSHRSTYHQRSAAEAHGHALLFLSEQL, via the coding sequence ATGGACGCCAGCACCCGGTGGATCGACGTCCAGGTGGCCGACGGCAGCTTCGGCGCCTATCTCGCCCTGCCGCGCGGCGGCAGGGGGCCGGGCATTGTGCTGATCCAGGAGATCTTCGGCGTCAATGCCCATATCCGCTCCGTCTGCGAGCAGTACGCGGCGGACGGCTATATCGTGCTGGCGCCGGACATCTTCTGGCGCCGGGAGCCGCGTGTCGAGCTCAGCTACAACGAGCAGGACTGGAAGCGCGCCGCCGCCCTGAAGCAGGCCACCGACCAGCAGAAGGCGCTGGACGACATCGCCGCCACCATCGATGCGCTGCGCGCCCAGCCGGGCGTGGGGCCGCGCGTGGCCTCCATCGGCTACTGCTTCGGCGGCATGCTGTCGTACATGACGGCCCTGGGCGGCAAGGTGGACGCGGCCATCGCCTATTACGGCGGCGGCATCCAGGAGCGCCTGGAGCGGGCGGACCGGCTGGCCGTGCCCCTGCAGATGCATTTCGGCGGGCGGGACAGCTATATCCCGCCCGAGGCCGTCAAGAAGATCGGCACGGCCTTCGGCGAGCGGGAGGAAGTGGAGATCCACATCTACCCCGAGGCGGAGCACGGCTTCAACTGCTCCCACCGCAGCACCTACCACCAGCGCTCCGCCGCGGAGGCCCATGGCCACGCGCTGCTCTTCCTCAGCGAGCAGCTGTAG
- a CDS encoding substrate-binding periplasmic protein, with amino-acid sequence MKRILATCLLAAAALAAQAAPLRVGGFVVAPIVSGRPGLPLEGALREFMEQHVASQGVALQWMPPASLQRSLESLRNGSLDIVLLLSGSHERGPGIGTFSWSYLHTQPHLAVRRDSPRMAVNSLNELAGMEIGWLAGSQIVDDLKPVPIRWQFVAATDWQTANLRKLQARRIDAAFFENEFSPRYYARQAGVEIRLLRLPIAERHFFMAYSLKADKEAIARFDRVASAAFADEQFRSYLDQYMRR; translated from the coding sequence ATGAAACGCATTCTTGCGACTTGCCTGCTGGCGGCCGCCGCCCTGGCGGCCCAGGCGGCGCCGCTGCGCGTCGGCGGCTTCGTGGTGGCGCCCATCGTCAGCGGCCGTCCCGGCCTGCCGCTGGAGGGCGCCCTGCGCGAATTCATGGAGCAGCATGTCGCCAGCCAGGGTGTAGCCCTGCAATGGATGCCGCCCGCCTCCCTCCAGCGCTCCCTGGAGAGCCTGCGCAACGGCAGCCTGGACATCGTGCTCCTGCTGAGCGGCAGCCACGAGCGCGGACCGGGCATCGGCACCTTCAGCTGGAGCTATCTGCACACCCAGCCCCATCTTGCGGTACGGCGCGATTCGCCCCGGATGGCGGTCAACTCGCTGAACGAGCTGGCCGGCATGGAGATCGGCTGGCTGGCGGGCTCCCAGATCGTGGACGACCTGAAGCCAGTGCCGATCCGCTGGCAGTTCGTTGCCGCCACCGACTGGCAAACGGCGAACCTGCGCAAGCTCCAGGCGCGCCGCATCGATGCCGCCTTCTTCGAGAACGAATTTTCGCCCCGCTACTATGCGCGCCAGGCGGGCGTGGAGATCCGCCTGCTGCGCCTGCCCATTGCGGAGCGGCACTTCTTCATGGCCTACTCGCTCAAGGCGGACAAGGAGGCCATCGCCCGCTTCGACCGCGTGGCCTCGGCCGCTTTTGCGGATGAGCAATTCCGCTCCTACCTCGACCAATATATGCGCCGCTGA
- the wrbA gene encoding NAD(P)H:quinone oxidoreductase: protein MAKVLVLYYSSYGHIEKMANAVAEGAREAGATVDIKRVPELVPQEVAQKSHYKLDQPAPVAKIDELVNYDAIIVGTGTRFGRMSSQMANFLDQAGGLWAKGALHGKVGGAFTSSATQHGGQETTLFSIITNLLHFGMTVVGLNYGFAGQMKLDEVTGGAPYGATTIAGGDGSRQPTENELAGARYQGRNIAEVAAKLHG, encoded by the coding sequence ATGGCGAAAGTGCTCGTACTGTATTACTCCTCCTACGGCCATATCGAGAAGATGGCCAATGCCGTGGCCGAGGGCGCGCGCGAAGCGGGCGCCACGGTCGACATCAAGCGCGTGCCGGAACTGGTGCCCCAGGAAGTGGCCCAGAAATCGCACTACAAGCTGGACCAGCCCGCCCCCGTCGCGAAGATCGACGAGCTGGTGAACTACGATGCCATCATCGTGGGCACGGGCACCCGCTTCGGCCGCATGAGCTCGCAAATGGCCAACTTCCTGGACCAGGCGGGCGGCCTGTGGGCCAAGGGCGCCCTGCACGGCAAGGTGGGCGGCGCCTTCACCTCCAGCGCCACCCAGCACGGCGGGCAGGAAACCACCCTCTTTTCCATCATCACCAACCTGCTGCACTTCGGCATGACCGTTGTCGGCCTGAACTACGGCTTCGCGGGCCAGATGAAGCTGGACGAGGTCACCGGCGGCGCACCCTACGGCGCCACCACCATCGCGGGGGGCGACGGTTCACGCCAGCCCACGGAGAACGAGCTGGCCGGAGCGCGCTACCAGGGCCGCAATATCGCCGAAGTGGCGGCGAAGCTGCACGGCTGA
- a CDS encoding PQQ-dependent sugar dehydrogenase, which translates to MERFGTVVLGAACALLVGCGGGGGSSPDMPPAPPPVTPPPPPPPPPPPPPPPPPPSFAVKLSEVASGLSQPTMLASPAGDSRQFIVERPGRIRVLSGGSLLGAPFLDISDVISTSGEGGLLSMAFHPQYAQNGSFFIYYTDKFGNIAIDEAKVSADANRADPASLRRILTIPHPTYNNHYGGLLAFGPDGYLYAGTGDGGGAGDPAGNAQNLDSLLGKLLRLNVNGSDHIPADNPYVGQPGRRGEIWASGLRNPWRFAFDSATGQLYIADVGQDEREEVNIVAAAQAGLNYGWDIMEGTACYNAASCSQAGFTLPRFEYLHGAGNANGCSITGGYVYRGSAMPELAGRYLYSDYCKGYLKSFHFSGGAVAESKDWGVGNVGSILSFGQDAQGELYMLSDSGRVYKIVRQ; encoded by the coding sequence ATGGAGCGATTCGGGACGGTGGTTCTGGGTGCAGCGTGTGCGCTGCTCGTCGGCTGTGGCGGCGGAGGCGGCTCTTCGCCGGATATGCCGCCCGCTCCGCCGCCGGTCACACCGCCGCCTCCTCCACCGCCACCGCCGCCGCCTCCTCCCCCGCCGCCGCCGCCCAGCTTCGCCGTGAAGCTCAGCGAAGTGGCCAGCGGCCTCAGCCAGCCGACCATGCTGGCCTCGCCCGCGGGCGACAGCCGCCAGTTCATCGTGGAGCGGCCGGGCCGCATCCGAGTGCTGTCGGGAGGAAGCCTGCTGGGCGCGCCTTTCCTCGATATCAGCGATGTGATCAGCACTTCAGGCGAAGGCGGCCTCCTGTCGATGGCCTTCCATCCGCAGTATGCGCAGAACGGCAGCTTCTTCATCTACTACACGGACAAGTTCGGCAACATCGCCATCGACGAGGCCAAGGTCTCGGCGGACGCGAACCGCGCCGATCCGGCATCCCTGCGCCGCATCCTCACCATTCCCCACCCCACGTACAACAACCACTACGGCGGCCTGCTGGCCTTCGGGCCGGACGGCTACCTGTACGCGGGCACGGGGGACGGCGGCGGGGCGGGCGATCCTGCAGGCAATGCCCAGAACCTGGATTCCCTGCTGGGCAAACTGCTGCGCCTGAACGTGAACGGCAGCGACCATATCCCGGCGGACAATCCCTATGTGGGCCAGCCGGGCCGGCGCGGCGAGATCTGGGCCAGCGGCCTGCGCAATCCCTGGCGCTTCGCCTTCGACAGCGCCACGGGCCAGCTGTATATCGCGGACGTGGGCCAGGACGAGCGCGAGGAGGTCAATATCGTGGCTGCCGCGCAGGCGGGCCTGAACTACGGCTGGGACATCATGGAAGGCACGGCCTGCTACAACGCCGCCAGCTGCAGCCAGGCGGGCTTCACCCTGCCCCGCTTCGAATACCTGCACGGGGCGGGCAATGCGAACGGCTGTTCGATCACGGGCGGCTATGTCTACCGGGGCAGCGCCATGCCGGAGCTGGCGGGCCGCTACCTGTATTCGGACTACTGCAAGGGCTATCTCAAGAGCTTCCACTTCAGCGGCGGGGCGGTGGCGGAATCGAAGGACTGGGGCGTGGGCAATGTGGGCTCCATCCTCTCCTTCGGCCAGGATGCGCAGGGCGAGCTCTACATGCTGTCGGACAGCGGCCGGGTTTACAAGATCGTGCGCCAGTAG